CACGACGTGGAGGGAAGCCTCCTGGAGGGGGCCTTCTCCCTCGGGGATCGCCGGCTGGCCGACGTCCTGGAAGAAGCTTCCGGGCTGGGGTGCCGCCTCGACTCCTGGACCGAGCACTTCCGGCCCGATCTCTGGAGGGAGGCCTTCTCCCGAAAGGGCCTGACTCCGGAGGAATACCTCCACCGGGAGCGGGGCCGGGAGGAGCGCTTCCCGTGGGAGGTGGTGGACGTCGGGGTGACGCGGTCCTTCCTGTGGCGGGAGCGGGAGAGAGCCCTGGCGGGGGAAACCACCGAGACCTGCGGCCCCGAGGCCTGCCACGGCTGCGCCCCCTTCGCCAAGGACTGCCTCGCGAGCGTCTTCGCCCGCGCGCTTCCAAAGGAGGCCGCCTCGGTCCCCCGTCCTCCGGTACCGGCGCCCGCCCGCCATCGGCTGCGGTTCCGGAAGGAGGGGCCCTCCGTTTTTCTGGGGCACCTCGACCTCACGGAGGCCCTCGTCCGGGCCCTGCGCCGCGCCGGAGCCGCCCTGGCCTATTCGCAGGGGTACCACCCCATGCCCAAGATCGAGTTGTGCGCGCCCCTCCCTCTGGGCGTGGAGGGGAGGGAGGAGTGGATGGACTTCACGGCCCACGTGGGGGACCGGGGGCTCTTCCTGGGGCGCCTCGCCGCCACCCTCCCCAGCGGCATCCTCGCCGAGCGCCTGTTTCCCGTTCCGGAGGGCTCGCCTTCGCTCTCGGAACTCGCCCTCCAGGTCTATGAAGTGGGGCTCGGCCGCCTGGACGAGGCGGAGCGGGCCGAGGTCCGGCGGAGAGCCGAGGCCTTCCGGGCATCCGAATCGTGGCCCGTCACCCGGGAGGGGAAAGGAAAGACCCGCACCTTCGATCTTCGGGCCCGCGTCCAGGGTCTGGAGGTGGAGGAGGGCCGCATCGAAGTGCGGCTCCTCCAGGGGGGCTTCATGGACCTGGTGGAGGCCGTCGCGCCCGAGCCGCTTCGGGACCGCCTCTCCCTGGTTCGGTTGGGTCTCCGTTTCGCCCCCCGGCCCGCCCCGCCCCCCGCCCAACCCGCGTCGAAGGGGCGCGCGGAGCGTTGACAGCGAGGGGCCGGGCTGGTAGCCTGAAACCCTTGCGGGGGCGGGGCCCCGGCCAAGGGAGACCGGATTGAGACGGACGAGGTTCCTCTTTCAGGCGGCGCTGGTGGCCGCGGCCGCGGGGGCCGGGTTTGCCTACAGCCGGGGGTGGCTTCTGGGCAGCGTGGAAAAGTACTGCCCCTTCGGCGGACTCGAAACGGCCTACGCCTTCGTCACCAACCAGCGCTTCACCTGCGCGGCGGGGGAGCTGAACCTGGCCTTGTTCGTGGCCCTTCTGGGGCTCACCTTCGTGGCGCGCAAGGCCTTCTGCGCGTGGGTCTGCCCCGTGGGGACCGTCTCCGAATGGCTGGGCCTCCTCGGCGAGAGACTCTTCCGAGCGGGCCGCAAGGAGGCGTCCGGCGCTCCTCTCCGGGCTCTGGAGCCGCCGCGGAGCGCCGACCGCGTCCTCCGCTGGCTCCGGCTGCCGGTCCTGGCCATCGTCCTCTATTTCACGTACAAGACGGGGGAACTGGTGTTCCGCGGCTACGACCCCTATTACGTGCTCTTCAGCTTCCACGGCCACGACGTGCGCGGGTGGAGCTACCTCCTCGTGGCGGTCCTCCTCGCGGCGGCGGTGGCGGTCCCCATGGCCTGGTGTCGGTACTTGTGTCCCCTCGGATTGGCCTTGTGGCCCTTCTCGGCGGTTGGCCGGCTGCGGTTGAGGCGCGACGCCGAGACCTGCACCTCCTGCCGGGCCTGCGACCGGGCCTGTCCCCACGCCATTCTGGTTTCCACGGCGGGGGAGGTGAGGTCCGGTGAATGCACGCTCTGCCTGGCCTGCGCGGACGCCTGTCCGGCGGGCGAAACCTTGACCTTGCGGTTGAAGGCGCTCAAGCCGTGAGAGTCCCCATGGCCGCCGTGCCCGCCCTCGTGGTCCTCTTTGCCCTGGCGGGCCTTGGGTCCGCCCGGTTCTTCGCCGTTCCCACGCTGACGAGGGACTTTGCGGCGGGCGGGGGGAGCGCCCTCAGGACGTCTTCCTTCCGGGTGGAAGGCCTGAAGTGCCGCGACACCGCGGAGAAGGCTTTCGAGCACCTCGATGGCCTGCAAGGCCTCGGGCGGGCCGAAGCCTTCGCCTCTCGAAACGAGATCCGCCTGACCTACGACCCATCCGTGACCGGCCCCCAGGCCATTCGGGAGGCCCTCGAGGGCCCCGAGTTCGACCCCGCCACCGGGGAGATTTGGTTCGGGCGCTTTCGCGTGATAGAAATAGACGGGAAGCCCCTTCCAGTGGGGACGGGGAGTGCGTCCTCCGGGGCACCGTAGTCCGTAGAGGGAGATTGCACATGAGGTCGAATCTGCGCGTGTGGGTGCTGGTCCTGTGTGCCGCCGTGTTGGCCGGGGCGGTTCTCGCCGCCGACCCGGCGCCCGCCGCCGGTCAGGAGACGGCGGTCTTCGAAGTGGCCAAGCTGTCCCAGGGTACCGTGGTCAAGGACCTGGCGGGGGCCCTCGCCAAGGAGCCGGGCGTGGTCAAGGCGAAGGCGGATCTGGACCAGGGGCTTTTCTCCGTGACCTTCGAGCACGGAAAGACCAATCCCGAGGTCCTCGCCAAGGTGGTGAACGCCGTCGCGGGCGAATCGAAGCTGAAGGAAGTCGTCGCCGCTCCAGGCGGAGCGAAGGCCGCCTCGGGTTGCGGGGCGTGCCCCAGCCGGAGCACCTGCTCCTCCAAGAAAAAGTAGCGCGAGCACCAGGGTTTTGTGGAGGCGGCGGCCCCCAGGACGGGGACTGCCGCCTCGTCGCGTCCGCCGGGGGGCGGCGTTTCCCTCCGGCCCGCGGGCGGGTACAATAGGAGCTTGCAGGGAGGCTGAGGTTCCTCAACCCGATGCCATGAAGCTGGAGCTCCTGATCACGCGAGATGCCTGGCAGACGCAGGTGGCCGTCCTGGAGGACGGCTTGCTGGTGGAGTTCCAGCAGGAGCCCCGACACCTGGACGGCCTGGTGGGCAACCTCTACCTCGGGCGCGTGAGCCGGGTCCTGCCTGGCATGGAGAGCGCCTTCGTGGACGTGGGGCTGGACCGTGACGGCTTCCTCTACGAGGGGGACATGGGCCCCCTGCCCGACCTCGCCGACGCCGATGGAATCGAGGGCAAGTTTCGGAACCCCTCCATCCGCGACTTGAAGGAAGGGTCGGGGATCCTCGTGCAGGTGACGAAGGAGCCCATGGGGGCGAAGGGCGCGCGGCTCTCCACACAGATTTCCCTTCCCGGGTCCTACGTGATCTACCTGCCCTTCATGGAGCACGTGGGGGTTTCCAGGAAAATATCGGGCGGAGAGCGGGCCCGCCTGAAGGAGATCGTGCGGCGCCTCAAGGCCCGGGTTTCGGGCGGGTTCATCATCCGGACGGCCGCCGAGGGGGTGGCGGAGGAGGATCTCGCCCTGGAGATGCAGGGCCTCCTGGACCAGTGGGCCCTCATCCGTTTGCGAGGACAGCGGGCCGAGCCCCCGGCGGTCCTCCACCAGGAGGCCGACCTGGTGGCGCGCCTGATTCGCGAGGTTCTGTTGAGAGCCGACGGGGAGGTCCTCACCGACGACGCGGAAGCGGCGGAACAGGCTCGCGACCTGCTCTCCTCCATGGGCCATCCCCGGGAGAAGGTGCACCTCTGGCCGGGGAAGCCGGGGTCCCTCTTCGAGCACTTCCGGATTCAGGAGGAGATCGACAAGGCCCTGCGGGCGAGGGTGTGGCTGAGGTCCGGCGGATGCATCGTGATCCAGTCCACGGAAGCCCTCGTGGCCATCGACGTCAACTCGGGGCGCTTCACCGGGAAGCGCTCCCTCGAGGAGACGGCCTTCGCCATCAACATGGAGGCGGTGGACGAAATCGTCCGGCAGATCCGCCTTCGGGGCCTGGGGGGCATCCTCGTCATCGATTTCATCGACATGACCAAGAAGGCCCACCGCGAGGCCCTCTTCGCCCGGCTGAGGGAGGCCCTGGAACGGGACCGGGCCAAGTCCAGGATCCTCAACATCTCGGAATTCGGCCTGGTGGAAATGACGAGGAAGCGGAGCCGGAGGAACTTGGAGCGGGTCATGACGGGCGTTTGTCCCTGCTGTGAGGGTCGCGGCCGGCTTCCCGCACCGTGGCGGACGGCCCAGATGATCGCCGAGACGCTTTCGGGCCGCCACGCGCCGAAGAAAGCCGTGGTGACGGCATCGCAGGAGGTGGTCCGGTTTATCGAGGAAAACCGGGACCGGTACGCCTTCCCCTCCGGGATCTCCTTCGAGGCGGCGGAGACGCCGCGCCTCTCCCACTTCACGATCCGGCCCGCTTCCTGACGGGGCCGCCCCGCTCAGGACGTCAGTTCCGGCAGAAGCTCAAGAAACCTCTCGTACTCCGCGCAGGCCAGGAATTTGTTGAGGATCGCCTCCTCCCCGAGGGTCCTCTTCTCCACGGCCCCATAGTGGTGGCCGGGGTGGATCACCAGCGCCGAGGGCAGGGAGCGAAGGCGGGCGAGGCTATCGAACAGGGCCCGTGGATCGCCGCCCGGAAGGTCGGCGCGGCCCACCCAGTCCACGAAGAGGACATCGCCGGTGAAGAGCGCCCCGTCATAGAGGTAACACACCCCGCCTGGCGTGTGGCCCGGAGAGTGGAGGGCCCGGACTTCGGGAAGGCCGGGGAGGGGCCCGTCCGCTTCGATCAGAGAGGATCCGGCGGGGATGGCTCGCTCCGTCCAATGAACCCAAACGCGCGGATCCGAGGCGGCCCTCAGCTCGGGCAGGGTGGCGGTGTGGTCTCCGTGGGTGTGCGTCAACAGAACATCCGTGAGGCGGCACCCCGCCTTTCGGCACAGCGAAAGGACCGCGGAGGCGGCGTAGGAGGGGTCCACGCACCAGGCGACCCCCCGGGACCTGGAAAGGACCACGTAGGTTCGGTTCTCGTCGCCTCCGGCGTCGAGTGTCGCGATCTCGTCCATGGGGCCCGTGCGCGGAAGGCGACCGGCGGTTCGGTCGTCAGAAGGGGATGTCGTCGTCGCTGAACTCGGGGGAGGCTTCGGCGGCGGTGCGCCCGCCCTCTCCCGAACCGCCTTCCGGGCGACCCACCATGACCAGGGTGTCGGCCCGGATTTCGGTGGCCGTGCGGTCGTTGCCGTCCTTGTCCTTGTAGGTCCGGCTGCGGATCCCGCCTTCGATATAGACCTGGCGGCCCTTCTTGAGGTATTCGCCGGCCACTTCGGCGAGCTTTCCCCAGACCACGACCCGGTGCCATTCGGTGTGTTCCTGCTTCTGCCCCTCCTTGTCCTTCCACACCTCGTTGGTGGCCAGGGTGAAATTGGCCACGGGCGTGCCGTTGGGGGTGTAGCGAAGCTCCGGATCCCTGCCCAGGTTGCCCAGGAGGATAACCTTGTTCACGCTTCCCATGACGCACTCCTTCACGAGGGGCCGCCCTTGCTTATAGGACGGATCGATTTTCCTTATAATACGGGCCTGTCCGGGAGGGAGTCAACTTGAGGATCGTCGGCGGGGATCTGAGGGGGCGAAGGCTGGACGTCCCGCGGGGCATGGACGTGAGGCCCACGTCTGAGAAGGTCCGCGAAGCCCTCTTCGACATTCTCGGTTCGCGTGCGGCGGGCGTGGTGTTTCTGGACCTGTACGCGGGGACGGGTGCCGTGGGCCTCGAAGCCCTGAGCCGGGGGGCCGCGGGCGCCGTGTTGGTGGAAAAAAGCGCGAGGGCGCTGGCGGCCCTCCGGTCGAACGTGGAGCGGCTGGGGGTCGGCGGCCGGTGCCGGGTTCTGCCCGTGTCCTCCGAGAAGGCCCTGCGGGTCCTTTCGGAGGAGGGGGCCGCGGTGGGCGTGGCCTTCTGCGACCCGCCCTATGCCGATCCGGGCTGGCCGGACCTTCTCGGCCGGCTGGCCGCCTTCCCGATCTGGGTCCCTCCGGGAATCCTGGTCGTGGAGTCCGCCGCCAGGTCATTGCCTGCGTGTCCCGCGGGCTTCGAGGCGGGGAGAACCTATCGCTACGGGGACACCGCCCTGTCCGTGTATCGGTTCTCGGACGAGCGGGCCGGCCTGTCTCGGGAGGCGACGCCATGAGGGACGTGGTGGTTGGAACGGCGGGGCATATCGACCACGGGAAGACCCTTCTGGTGAAGGCCCTCACGGGAATCGACGCGGACCGGTGGGAGGAGGAGAAGCGGCGCGGCATCACCCTGGACATCGGATTCGCCACCCTCGAAACCCCGGAGGGGGCCCTCCACTTCGTCGATCTTCCGGGCCACGAGCGCTTCATCAAGAACATGCTGGCCGGGGCCACCGGAATCGACCTCTGCCTCCTGGTGGTGGCGGCGGACGAGTCGGTCATGCCCCAGACTGTGGAGCACGTTGAGATCCTCGGGCTCCTCGGCGTGTCCCGCGGGGTCGTGGCCCTGAACAAGGTAGACCTCGTGGATGTGGAAACCCGCGAACTGGCCCTCTTGGAGCTCTCCGAATTCCTGGACGCCCACGGCCTCGGGCACCTTCCCGTGGTTCCCGTCAGCGCCGCCTCCGGAGAGGGTCTGGAGGCCCTGCGGGAGGCCCTGTTCCGGGAGGCCGCCCTGTGCCCCGAACCCCCGGCCGACCGGCCCTTCCGTCTGCCGGTGGATCGCACCTTCCCCGTGAAGGGCTTCGGCACGGTGGTGACGGGAACCTGCATCGACGGCTCCTTGAAGGTGGAGGACCCGGTGGAGGTCTTTCCCCAGGGCTGGGAGAGCCGGGTTCGCGGGCTCCAGATCTTCGGCAAGCCGGTGGAGGCGGCCCGGGCGGGCCAGCGGGTGGCGGTCAACCTCTCGGACATCCACCACGCGGACCTGAGGCGCGGACATCTTCTGGCCCGTCCCGGGACGGTGTGGCCCACACACCTCCTGGACGTGCAGCTGACCGTCCTGCCCTCGGCGAAAAGGCCCCTCAAGACGGGCGCGATCTGCACCCTCCACCTCCACACCCAGGAGGTGGAGGCCCACGTTCACCTCGCGGATGCCGGGGCCCTGGCGCCCGGGGAGGCGGGTCTGGCCCAGATTCGCTGCCCGGAGAAGGTGAGCGCCTGGCCCCAGGACCGGTTCATCCTCCGACTGCCCTCCCCGGCGCGGACCGTGGCCGGCGGCGAAGTCCTCCTTCCAGCCCGTCGCCGTGCTCGCTGGAGGCGTGAGCGGGACCGCGCCGTGGGCCAGGCCCTTCTGGGGAAGGATGCCCTGAGGGCCATGCTCGTGGAGGCCGGTCCCGCCGGGATCCCCCCGAAGGACGGCTTGGCCCGCCTCGGGGTGACGCCCGGGCGTTTGGCAGCCCTTGCGTCGGAGGGAGAGAAGGCTGGAAACCTGGTTCGGTGGGGAGAAGGGACCTGGTGGCTCGATGCGGGGGAGGCCTCGGGGTGGTTGGACCGCGCCGCGGCCTGGCTGAAGGCGCGCCATGCGGGGAAGTCGCCCGTGGATTCGATCCCACGCCAAGAACTCCTGGGCCGGTGGAGCCGGATGCTCGGTGCGGCCCGCTGCGAAGCGCTCCTTCAGGCCCTGGTGGCGGCGGGGCGCGTGGAATTGGACGGGGACAGGGTGCGTCCCGCCGGCCACCGCGTGACCCTAACGCAGCCCCAGCGGGCCGCATGGGACGGGATCCTGCAAAGGCTGGCCGAGGCCGGCACGCCCGTCCAGACGGGCAAGGAACTGGAGGAGGCCTTCGGGCCGGCCGCACGGCAGGTCTTGCCCCTGCTCGCGGCGGAGGGCCGATTGCGCCGGTTCGGGGGAGATTTCTTCATCGCGCCCGCCACCCTGGACACCCTCCGTCTGGCCCTGGCCGCGTGGGGGAAGGGCAAGTCGCCCCTCATCGCGGTGCCCGACTTCAAGGACCTGTTGGGCATCACCCGCAAGTACGCCATGCCTCTCCTGGAGTTCCTCGACGAAATGAAGTGGACCCGGCGGGAGGGAGAGGGGAGGAGGATCCTGGTCTCCTGACCCCCTCCACGGTCAGCGCGGTTGGCTCAAGAAACGCATCTTGGCCCGCGAGGCCGGAGGGCTTCGCCACCTGAATCAGTGCCGGGCGTCGCATCATGATGCACCGTTCGGCGAGTGTCGAGCCGCCACCGCGAGGCCCCATCGCGGGATAGACATCCACTCGCCGCTCCCACTCCGAGGTCGGGCGGTGATATGATAAACATCTTCTTGGGGGGGCTCCGGCTCGCATTGGAGGAACGCATGGTAGACGTCGGCGGGAAACGTGCGTCATTGGAAGGGAAGGGGAGGAAACGGATCCGATCCCGGGTTCTCCTCCTGATCTTGGTCCTATCTATCTTGGCCTTCGGCACCACGGGGTGGCTGGCCTCCGAAGGGGCGCCCGCGGCGCTGGAACACCCGCCCATCGGGGAGGTGCTACCGCTCTGGTCCGTCCTGCCCTTCGTTGGGATCCTCCTCTCCATCGCCCTCTTCCCCCTGTTGGCTCCCCATTTCTGGCACCATCATTATCCCAAGGTCTCCCTGGCCTGGGGGCTTCTGTTTCTTCTCCCGTTTCTCCTGGCCTTCCGCGGGGAGGCGGGTCACGAGACCCTGCACATTTTCCTGATCGACTACGTGCCCTTCATCATCCTGCTGTGGGGCCTGTTCACCGTTTCCGGCGGAATCGTGGTGCGGGGCACCCTGGCGGGCACTCCGGGGATCAACACGGCGCTCCTCGCCATCGGGACCTTGATCGCCTCGTGGACGGGCACCACGGGTGCGGCCATGCTCCTCATCCGCCCACTCCTGAGGGCCAACGCCGCGCGGAGGCACAAGGTCCACGTGATCGTCTTTTTCATCTTCCTGGTGGCCAACATCGGCGGCTCCCTGACGCCTCTGGGGGATCCGCCGCTCTTCCTCGGTTTCCTCCACGGGGTGCCCTTCTTCTGGACGATGAAACTCCTTCCCGTAATGGGCGCGGCCTCCGCCTTCCTGCTGGTCCTCTTTTACCTTCTGGACCGCCACTACTATAAGAAGGAAGATCCACAGGCCGTGGCCGTTCCGGATGGAGAGAAGACCCCCCTTCGGGTGGACGGCCTGGTGAACCTCCTCTTCTTGGGAGGCATCTTGGGGGGAGTACTCCTCTCCGGCTTCTGGCGCCCCGGGTCCTTCTCCCTCCTTGGCATCCACATGGAGATCCAGAACCTCGTGCGGGACGCCATCATCGTGGCCATGGGTGGGCTCTCCCTCTGGGCCACGCCGAAGGCCCTCCGGGACGACAACGGGTTCACGTGGGAACCCATCCGGGAAGTGGCCATCCTCTTCGCCGGGATCTTCGCCACCATCATTCCGGCCCTGGCCATCTTGAAGGCCGGCGAGCAGGGCCACCTCGCCTTTCTGATCCGGTCCGTGAAGGAGCCCTGGCAGTACTTCTGGGCGGCGGGCGGCCTCTCGTCCTTCCTGGACAACGCGCCGACCTACCTCACCTTCTTTAACATGCAGTTGGGGCGCTTCTACCCGGGGCTGCCCGAGGCCCAGGCCGTTCCTCAACTGATCGCCCAGAACGCCGTGTTCCTCAAGGCTGTGGCCGCCGGGGCCGTCTTCATGGGGGCGAACACCTACATCGGGAACGCTCCCAACTTCATGGTGCGCTCCATCGCCGAGGAAGCGGGTGTGGACATGCCTTCCTTCTTCGGCTACATGTTCAAGTGGTCCATCCCCGTCCTGATCCCGCTGTTCGTGGGCATCGGGCTCATCTTCTTCTGATCGGGAGGCTCAGCCATGGCAGTCAAGTACTGGGAACTGGTGATTGACGGCCCGAAGGGGTGGGACATTGGCTTTCTCAGGGGCTACCTCGCCGGCAAGGGCCTGGATGGGAACATCGTGGACCTGGAGGCGGAAGGGTTCGACTGCGAGCCCTATCGAGAGAAGATCCGTGAGCTGCTGAACCCGGGACAAGACACCCTCCACGTGGCGGTGCCCGAAGGGTCCCTCGAAGGCGTGGCGCAGGCCTTGGGCGAATCGGCGGCGGCGGGCCGCCCCATGGTTCTGCGTCACAAGCGGCTCCTCGCCGGGGCTGGCTTCGGCTTCTCCCTGCGGGTCTACTCGCGCGAACACGGAGCCCGCTTCCTCGCCTACTTCCGCAACCTCCCCGCTGGATGCCGACTCGTGGAGGAGGAGCCCCTTCGGGAGAAACAGGACCCCAACTCCAAGGGGGTGGAGCTGTATGCGCCCTCTCATGACTACGAACT
This is a stretch of genomic DNA from Acidobacteriota bacterium. It encodes these proteins:
- a CDS encoding 4Fe-4S binding protein; protein product: MRRTRFLFQAALVAAAAGAGFAYSRGWLLGSVEKYCPFGGLETAYAFVTNQRFTCAAGELNLALFVALLGLTFVARKAFCAWVCPVGTVSEWLGLLGERLFRAGRKEASGAPLRALEPPRSADRVLRWLRLPVLAIVLYFTYKTGELVFRGYDPYYVLFSFHGHDVRGWSYLLVAVLLAAAVAVPMAWCRYLCPLGLALWPFSAVGRLRLRRDAETCTSCRACDRACPHAILVSTAGEVRSGECTLCLACADACPAGETLTLRLKALKP
- a CDS encoding Rne/Rng family ribonuclease; translated protein: MKLELLITRDAWQTQVAVLEDGLLVEFQQEPRHLDGLVGNLYLGRVSRVLPGMESAFVDVGLDRDGFLYEGDMGPLPDLADADGIEGKFRNPSIRDLKEGSGILVQVTKEPMGAKGARLSTQISLPGSYVIYLPFMEHVGVSRKISGGERARLKEIVRRLKARVSGGFIIRTAAEGVAEEDLALEMQGLLDQWALIRLRGQRAEPPAVLHQEADLVARLIREVLLRADGEVLTDDAEAAEQARDLLSSMGHPREKVHLWPGKPGSLFEHFRIQEEIDKALRARVWLRSGGCIVIQSTEALVAIDVNSGRFTGKRSLEETAFAINMEAVDEIVRQIRLRGLGGILVIDFIDMTKKAHREALFARLREALERDRAKSRILNISEFGLVEMTRKRSRRNLERVMTGVCPCCEGRGRLPAPWRTAQMIAETLSGRHAPKKAVVTASQEVVRFIEENRDRYAFPSGISFEAAETPRLSHFTIRPAS
- a CDS encoding MBL fold metallo-hydrolase, which translates into the protein MDEIATLDAGGDENRTYVVLSRSRGVAWCVDPSYAASAVLSLCRKAGCRLTDVLLTHTHGDHTATLPELRAASDPRVWVHWTERAIPAGSSLIEADGPLPGLPEVRALHSPGHTPGGVCYLYDGALFTGDVLFVDWVGRADLPGGDPRALFDSLARLRSLPSALVIHPGHHYGAVEKRTLGEEAILNKFLACAEYERFLELLPELTS
- a CDS encoding single-stranded DNA-binding protein — protein: MGSVNKVILLGNLGRDPELRYTPNGTPVANFTLATNEVWKDKEGQKQEHTEWHRVVVWGKLAEVAGEYLKKGRQVYIEGGIRSRTYKDKDGNDRTATEIRADTLVMVGRPEGGSGEGGRTAAEASPEFSDDDIPF
- the rsmD gene encoding 16S rRNA (guanine(966)-N(2))-methyltransferase RsmD; the encoded protein is MRIVGGDLRGRRLDVPRGMDVRPTSEKVREALFDILGSRAAGVVFLDLYAGTGAVGLEALSRGAAGAVLVEKSARALAALRSNVERLGVGGRCRVLPVSSEKALRVLSEEGAAVGVAFCDPPYADPGWPDLLGRLAAFPIWVPPGILVVESAARSLPACPAGFEAGRTYRYGDTALSVYRFSDERAGLSREATP
- the selB gene encoding selenocysteine-specific translation elongation factor encodes the protein MRDVVVGTAGHIDHGKTLLVKALTGIDADRWEEEKRRGITLDIGFATLETPEGALHFVDLPGHERFIKNMLAGATGIDLCLLVVAADESVMPQTVEHVEILGLLGVSRGVVALNKVDLVDVETRELALLELSEFLDAHGLGHLPVVPVSAASGEGLEALREALFREAALCPEPPADRPFRLPVDRTFPVKGFGTVVTGTCIDGSLKVEDPVEVFPQGWESRVRGLQIFGKPVEAARAGQRVAVNLSDIHHADLRRGHLLARPGTVWPTHLLDVQLTVLPSAKRPLKTGAICTLHLHTQEVEAHVHLADAGALAPGEAGLAQIRCPEKVSAWPQDRFILRLPSPARTVAGGEVLLPARRRARWRRERDRAVGQALLGKDALRAMLVEAGPAGIPPKDGLARLGVTPGRLAALASEGEKAGNLVRWGEGTWWLDAGEASGWLDRAAAWLKARHAGKSPVDSIPRQELLGRWSRMLGAARCEALLQALVAAGRVELDGDRVRPAGHRVTLTQPQRAAWDGILQRLAEAGTPVQTGKELEEAFGPAARQVLPLLAAEGRLRRFGGDFFIAPATLDTLRLALAAWGKGKSPLIAVPDFKDLLGITRKYAMPLLEFLDEMKWTRREGEGRRILVS
- a CDS encoding sodium:proton antiporter, whose translation is MEHPPIGEVLPLWSVLPFVGILLSIALFPLLAPHFWHHHYPKVSLAWGLLFLLPFLLAFRGEAGHETLHIFLIDYVPFIILLWGLFTVSGGIVVRGTLAGTPGINTALLAIGTLIASWTGTTGAAMLLIRPLLRANAARRHKVHVIVFFIFLVANIGGSLTPLGDPPLFLGFLHGVPFFWTMKLLPVMGAASAFLLVLFYLLDRHYYKKEDPQAVAVPDGEKTPLRVDGLVNLLFLGGILGGVLLSGFWRPGSFSLLGIHMEIQNLVRDAIIVAMGGLSLWATPKALRDDNGFTWEPIREVAILFAGIFATIIPALAILKAGEQGHLAFLIRSVKEPWQYFWAAGGLSSFLDNAPTYLTFFNMQLGRFYPGLPEAQAVPQLIAQNAVFLKAVAAGAVFMGANTYIGNAPNFMVRSIAEEAGVDMPSFFGYMFKWSIPVLIPLFVGIGLIFF